The following are encoded together in the Culex pipiens pallens isolate TS chromosome 1, TS_CPP_V2, whole genome shotgun sequence genome:
- the LOC120427456 gene encoding serine/arginine repetitive matrix protein 2-like isoform X2: MSAFGQVNFILKTKSVAYVVYEEPSSVDSSSRCEYLDQYPVTIRSVLDTSSGSVASASASGIESCILDQLDQHDSLLVEEDEGQINNFMQLLDMDNLDEYMEMNEREKSVVIDKPLLDVGNEEIIANDDCVEEEDSANGADVAAIEKQAFQRKQSVEEGCVLVDDQSAQWLKLDGNLLRLIDLPQLRVRVQKAAPIRKKKDNWTPSKKPKHKELGDSKSDRNRSDEGAKIPKKNKPRKEHSDGAKKEKSEKPKSGDDGPKLGKHRESSPAKKSSKDNAKKEERAQTSDVVVNVEVEPEKLKSSKESPPKKSSKEQPKKERTKSSQSIDVVVKTEPAQPDGETPSKAAKEPTTPAKDETVAFNKQPVLGQRKPVVILRRLTAKQLEELSTVRRPSASVVPTSDATRVERDRKHDKSSEEKRRREKEKRKRSKQSGDSGDAKRRKNDNGSKESEKKPEPVVVDVKKAEPVVEEEVVPVEITPMEVETPVVDGESAAKEIVPKPDLSGTLLSDDEEQRLVIDLPAEAKLEVEKPPEPVVQPEPIKPPPKQNRVVVKLDTQSAAILHDKVHDSYLLHLDVLSRVLIKLNKISIAGYRLPKPPAKVDRPKKTTEQSSRKSPVEVAAKKREEKSHAEKLRKTDLDKIDNKFLPAGSKLKSQARAKSKHESSHKKQHHHVPVPELPAELKKSHLNTSFKIPKKNAHSSKHPAAHSTAKHNRSELDCLHQEDAERERQRKRFQKEPKRPEDRHRSKKPAAAPVGEQQRSNTPDFFDPTWDDDGGGGGDASPLPEPEIQTKKPFVPGGNEKDKKTPSFRDIWNLPPEKPKVWEKDPWANNMGTIDSGEMWGAAERAQQAVPVLPLFAQESTGNQRSNTIDVGDRWSPEPGRLGRRSPNVRHFSDTIDAGECWSSGGAPPNRPNSSTERRRPKPSDKATIGDGESWSPEADTSKKITALNLDQRRRPPSRQEEMPRKQPPPRRQESSAPRGGIDTIASGDLWDTEPAGFGGKPMLPGPIWESEVKLERSKENVVPDFPSDPLIRGASHDWSENSRSNDRFRGDDRGRRRSRDRSPADRKRRRSPCWSPARGGHSQDRRPWDRDQSPGRRPSLDQRNRARNGRFDHSLDRSPPRRDSLNRSPARRPSIDQRGGGPFDRSLDRSPPRRDSPDRRRWPRGDSPRWGMSPDRRRSRSRSPERKPTRAWSPFGSGVGGGIKRRSRSRSPLRRMFGRGSSRSPDQPPRQSPVRRGAARFRSRSRSRDRHDEDQYRKRSRSPPPARHRQQYPRETSRERSREESWGRSGRSGGRDARNVFGSPPRELWNGPKEEERHRPASTDRSEPDRRQDDDETPYSPSNFLDGDEDSSSNLLLETIPLQLPLKTSPRKQLGVAQRPQSATEEPPTGEESVVQPSFRIKQEQLLMSQESTTMEEEPAASPTAEAPVNVKLENRSAEPVQPAVAEQQRPSSSANVVDPEAQEEIAPERLSALGHLKQRAERLKKLEEMKLARQKLMAQIKLQKETDKIPQVEEQPQQPVQPEPQIPKMPKVEPPSEEVVTPSVTDIKQEPHQVDPSAASLLLETAVSILSSFGHLLPSMAAGPSSAAAAPLPPLPTTPSLPPPLPAETPKPPLPDEPPPLPPATAIVPLPVWEPPGFAPMPNLGVPPPFNMQPPPAVAFEEVEQQPFQDFSMGQEHMNGGFQENSFNDWQSQGPTFNSGGGYDDQPQNFDNFDDEQSWERRQPQDVQPFNDGPDSWQQQPNYFNNPQNQQQGESLMLLPPEEIHVQRRGPPRQFDGGFGGNQGNRDPRQRFQGNNRGHNNNAFRDPRRNRGGSIYAGGGGGGFQQQQQQGQQWNRNNNKNFNRGGGQFGNHNRNRNNSWKQGNQRRGGGFKNFFPQQQQQQQQQQGDEFLIDGAGGDVSNWDDFMQ; this comes from the coding sequence ATGTCCGCGTTTGGGCAGGTGAATTTCATCCTGAAAACGAAAAGCGTAGCATACGTCGTGTACGAGGAGCCATCTTCGGTGGATTCGAGCTCCCGTTGCGAATACCTGGACCAGTATCCGGTGACGATCCGGTCGGTGCTGGACACCTCAAGCGGATCGGTAGCGAGCGCTTCGGCATCGGGAATCGAGTCCTGCATTCTGGACCAGCTCGACCAGCACGACAGCTTGCTGGTGGAGGAAGACGAGGGACAAATTAACAACTTTATGCAACTGCTGGACATGGACAACCTGGACGAGTACATGGAGATGAACGAGCGGGAGAAGTCGGTTGTGATCGACAAGCCGTTGCTCGATGTGGGCAACGAGGAAATAATCGCAAATGATGACTGCGTCGAAGAGGAGGACTCCGCGAATGGAGCCGATGTGGCGGCGATTGAAAAGCAGGCTTTTCAGCGGAAACAATCTGTTGAGGAAGGATGCGTTCTGGTCGATGATCAATCGGCGCAATGGTTGAAACTCGACGGCAATCTTCTGCGCTTGATCGACCTGCCACAGCTACGGGTACGGGTTCAGAAAGCGGCCCCCATTCGAAAGAAGAAAGACAACTGGACTCCCAGTAAAAAACCGAAACATAAGGAATTAGGTGATTCGAAATCCGACCGCAACCGCTCGGACGAAGGAGCTAAAATACCCAAGAAGAATAAACCCAGGAAGGAGCACAGTGACGGCGCTAAGAAAGAAAAGTCGGAGAAGCCTAAGAGCGGCGACGATGGCCCTAAACTCGGAAAGCACCGCGAGAGTTCTCCCGCTAAGAAATCAAGCAAAGATAATGCGAAGAAGGAGGAGCGTGCTCAAACCAGTGACGTCGTGGTCAACGTAGAAGTTGAACCTGAAAAGCTCAAGAGTAGCAAAGAATCTCCTCCCAAAAAGTCCAGCAAAGAACAACCGAAAAAGGAACGAACAAAATCAAGTCAAAGTATCGATGTGGTGGTGAAAACCGAACCTGCCCAGCCTGACGGAGAAACGCCATCTAAAGCTGCGAAAGAGCCAACGACTCCAGCGAAGGACGAAACCGTCGCATTCAACAAACAACCAGTGTTGGGACAGCGAAAGCCGGTGGTAATTTTAAGACGGCTCACCGCAAAGCAGCTTGAAGAGCTGTCGACTGTACGGCGACCGAGTGCCAGTGTTGTTCCTACGAGTGATGCTACTAGGGTGGAACGAGACCGTAAACACGACAAGAGCAGTGAGGAGAAGCGTCGTCGGGAGAAGGAGAAGCGAAAGCGATCCAAACAGTCCGGTGACAGTGGCGACGCAAAGCGGCGGAAAAATGACAATGGTTCGAAGGAGTCGGAGAAGAAGCCCGAGCCGGTGGTGGTGGACGTGAAAAAGGCAGAACCAGTCGTGGAAGAAGAGGTGGTTCCCGTGGAAATCACCCCCATGGAGGTTGAGACGCCGGTTGTCGATGGGGAAAGTGCTGCTAAAGAAATCGTCCCCAAACCTGACTTGTCTGGCACGCTACTTTCGGACGACGAAGAGCAACGGCTTGTTATTGATCTGCCGGCGGAGGCAAAACTCGAAGTCGAGAAACCACCAGAGCCGGTCGTTCAACCGGAGCCAATCAAGCCGCCACCGAAGCAAAACCGAGTGGTCGTCAAACTGGATACGCAAAGCGCAGCGATTTTGCACGACAAAGTGCACGACTCTTATTTGCTCCATCTGGACGTCCTTTCGCGGGTGTTGATCAAGTTGAACAAAATCAGCATCGCCGGATACAGACTTCCAAAGCCACCGGCCAAGGTAGACAGGCCGAAGAAAACTACCGAGCAGTCATCCCGAAAGTCACCGGTCGAGGTGGCAGCGAAGAAACGCGAGGAGAAATCACATGCGGAAAAGCTTCGCAAGACCGACCTGGACAAAATCGACAACAAGTTCCTACCGGCTGGTTCCAAGCTTAAATCCCAAGCAAGGGCAAAATCCAAGCACGAGAGTAGCCACAAGAAGCAGCACCACCACGTTCCGGTGCCGGAGTTGCCGGCCGAGTTGAAAAAGTCCCATCTAAACACGAGcttcaaaattcccaaaaagaATGCTCACTCGTCAAAGCATCCGGCAGCACATTCGACGGCCAAGCACAACCGCAGTGAGCTGGATTGCTTGCATCAAGAGGACGCGGAACGCGAGCGGCAGCGGAAACGCTTTCAAAAAGAACCGAAGCGTCCCGAAGATCGACACCGGAGCAAGAAACCAGCGGCGGCACCAGTCGGGGAACAACAGCGCTCGAATACTCCGGACTTTTTCGATCCAACATGGGATGACGACGGAGGCGGGGGAGGAGATGCGTCGCCGCTACCGGAACCGGAAATTCAGACGAAGAAACCGTTCGTTCCCGGCGGCAACGAGAAGGACAAAAAAACACCAAGCTTTCGTGACATTTGGAATTTACCACCGGAGAAGCCTAAAGTCTGGGAGAAAGATCCTTGGGCAAACAACATGGGAACCATCGATTCGGGAGAGATGTGGGGTGCGGCAGAAAGGGCCCAACAGGCGGTGCCGGTTCTTCCGTTGTTTGCGCAAGAATCAACCGGCAACCAGCGGAGCAACACCATCGACGTTGGTGATCGTTGGTCTCCGGAACCTGGCCGACTTGGTCGACGATCTCCGAATGTTCGACATTTTTCGGACACCATCGATGCTGGCGAATGTTGGTCTTCGGGAGGTGCTCCACCGAATCGGCCCAACTCCTCAACGGAACGGCGACGCCCAAAGCCATCGGACAAAGCGACTATTGGCGACGGTGAGTCTTGGTCGCCGGAAGCGGACACTAGCAAGAAAATTACGGCGCTCAACCTGGACCAACGGCGGCGGCCACCTTCCAGGCAAGAAGAGATGCCACGCAAGCAGCCACCACCTCGTAGGCAAGAATCGTCAGCGCCGAGGGGAGGAATTGACACGATTGCATCCGGAGATTTGTGGGACACGGAACCGGCTGGCTTCGGGGGCAAACCGATGCTCCCTGGACCGATTTGGGAAAGTGAGGTCAAGCTTGAGCGGTCAAAGGAGAACGTTGTTCCCGATTTTCCGTCAGATCCGTTGATTCGAGGAGCTTCTCACGATTGGAGTGAAAATTCAAGGTCGAATGATCGGTTCCGTGGCGATGATCGAGGAAGGCGGCGCAGTCGGGATCGATCTCCGGCAGATCGAAAACGCCGAAGAAGTCCCTGTTGGTCGCCCGCCCGGGGAGGACACTCACAAGATCGCAGACCGTGGGATAGAGACCAAAGTCCTGGGCGGCGACCTTCGCTTGACCAGCGTAATCGAGCTAGGAATGGTCGGTTTGACCACAGTCTCGATAGATCTCCACCACGGCGAGATTCGCTAAATCGAAGTCCTGCTCGTCGACCTTCAATTGATCAGCGCGGGGGCGGTCCATTTGATCGAAGTCTCGATAGGTCTCCTCCACGGCGGGATTCGCCCGACAGAAGGCGTTGGCCGAGAGGAGATTCACCTAGATGGGGAATGTCACCCGATAGGCGGCGTAGTCGATCACGGAGTCCCGAAAGAAAGCCGACACGGGCTTGGAGTCCTTTCGGCAGTGGAGTTGGTGGCGGAATAAAACGCCGTAGTCGGAGTAGATCCCCACTGCGTCGAATGTTTGGTCGGGGCAGCAGCAGGTCTCCGGATCAACCTCCTCGCCAAAGCCCGGTGCGTCGGGGAGCAGCTCGGTTCAGAAGTAGGTCTAGATCGCGTGACAGGCACGACGAGGACCAGTATCGGAAGCGGTCAAGATCGCCTCCCCCTGCACGGCATCGGCAACAGTACCCGAGGGAAACGAGCCGCGAGCGTAGCCGGGAAGAATCGTGGGGAAGATCGGGACGATCTGGTGGACGAGATGCTCGTAACGTGTTTGGTTCGCCACCACGTGAGCTTTGGAATGGTCCGAAGGAAGAGGAGCGGCATAGGCCTGCATCAACAGATCGCAGCGAGCCGGACAGACGACAGGACGATGATGAAACACCGTACAGTCCTTCGAATTTCTTGGACGGAGATGAGGACAGCAGTAGCAACTTGCTTCTAGAGACTATACCACTTCAGCTGCCGTTGAAGACATCACCTCGAAAGCAACTAGGAGTGGCTCAGCGACCACAGTCTGCGACTGAAGAGCCGCCGACTGGCGAAGAATCGGTCGTTCAACCATCATTCAGGATAAAACAAGAACAACTTCTAATGTCACAGGAATCTACAACGATGGAAGAGGAACCAGCTGCTTCCCCAACAGCTGAAGCTCCAGTCAACGTCAAGCTGGAAAATCGTTCGGCAGAGCCTGTCCAACCGGCTGTTGCTGAGCAGCAGAGGCCATCCAGTTCTGCCAATGTCGTTGATCCGGAAGCCCAGGAAGAAATCGCGCCGGAACGGTTGAGCGCTCTTGGACATTTGAAGCAACGTGCCGAGCGGCTCAAGAAGCTCGAAGAGATGAAACTGGCCAGGCAAAAGCTGATGGCCCAGATCAAGCTGCAAAAGGAGACGGATAAAATCCCTCAAGTGGAGGAACAACCACAGCAACCGGTGCAACCGGAACCACAGATTCCAAAGATGCCGAAAGTGGAACCTCCATCCGAGGAGGTTGTGACGCCTAGCGTCACCGACATCAAGCAGGAGCCTCATCAGGTCGATCCATCCGCGGCATCGCTGCTGCTCGAAACCGCCGTCAGCATTCTGAGCAGTTTTGGCCACCTGTTGCCGTCGATGGCTGCCGGTCCAAGTTCAGCTGCTGCAGCTCCTCTTCCACCACTTCCAACGACGCCCTCGTTGCCACCGCCGCTACCCGCGGAAACGCCGAAACCTCCCCTACCGGATGAACCACCACCGCTACCTCCTGCTACTGCGATTGTTCCTCTGCCGGTATGGGAACCTCCAGGTTTCGCTCCGATGCCAAACCTTGGCGTTCCGCCGCCGTTCAACATGCAGCCACCGCCTGCCGTGGCCTTCGAGGAAGTCGAGCAGCAACCGTTCCAGGACTTTTCGATGGGACAGGAACATATGAACGGTGGCTTCCAGGAAAATAGTTTCAACGACTGGCAATCGCAAGGTCCAACCTTCAACTCCGGAGGTGGGTACGACGATCAACCGCAAAATTTCGACAATTTCGACGATGAACAAAGCTGGGAACGCCGTCAACCGCAAGATGTTCAGCCCTTCAACGACGGCCCCGACAGTTGGCAACAGCAGCCAAACTATTTCAACAATCCGCAGAACCAACAGCAAGGAGAAAGTCTTATGCTTCTCCCGCCGGAAGAGATCCACGTGCAGCGACGCGGTCCGCCACGTCAGTTTGACGGTGGATTCGGCGGCAACCAGGGTAATCGTGACCCGCGGCAGCGCTTCCAGGGGAACAACCGAGGCCACAACAACAACGCTTTTCGTGATCCTCGACGGAACAGGGGCGGAAGTATCTACGCCGGAGGTGGGGGCGGTGgatttcagcagcagcagcaacaaggcCAACAGTGGAACCGgaataacaacaaaaattttaaccgTGGCGGAGGCCAGTTTGGAAATCACAATAGGAACCGCAACAACTCGTGGAAGCAGGGTAATCAGCGACGGGGAGGAGGATTCAAGAACTTTTTcccgcaacagcagcagcagcaacagcaacaacagggTGACGAGTTTCTCATCGATGGCGCAGGAGGGGACGTTTCGAACTGGGATGACTTTATGCAGTGA